Proteins from a genomic interval of Rosa chinensis cultivar Old Blush chromosome 2, RchiOBHm-V2, whole genome shotgun sequence:
- the LOC112190532 gene encoding 40S ribosomal protein S15a-1, which translates to MVRVSVLNDALKSMYNAEKRGKRQVMIRPSSKAIIRFLIVMQKHSYIGEFEYVDDHRSGKIVVELNGRLNKCGVISPRFDVGVKEIEGWTTRLLPSRQFGYIVLTTSAGIMDHEEARRKNVGGKVLGFFY; encoded by the exons ATGGTGAGAGTTAGCGTTTTGAACGATGCTCTGAAGAGCATGTACAATGCAGAGAAGAGGGGCAAGAGACAGGTCATGATCAGGCCTTCGTCCAAGGCCATCATCAGGTTCCTTATCGTTATGCAGAAGCACA GTTATATTGGAGAGTTTGAGTATGTTGATGACCACAGATCTGGAAAGATTGTGGTTGAACTCAATGGGAGGCTGAACAAGTGTGGGGTTATCAGTCCTCGCTTTGATGTTGGTGTCAAGGAGATTGAAGGCTGGACGACTAGACTTCTTCCGTCAAGACAG TTTGGATACATTGTGTTGACAACATCTGCTGGAATCATGGATCACGAGGAAGCTAGGAGAAAGAATGTTGGTGGCAAGGTTCTCGGTTTCTTTTATTGA
- the LOC112185997 gene encoding uncharacterized protein LOC112185997 isoform X1, producing the protein MSFRNMLKVSFLMLLAMALAATNTHARLDLFGHQLLTSKSQPDPNYEEAEMFKSATTKEAEKLMKAAAVVQEEKPSSSKVKADTIPYSECQENCNYTCVCTLIWPPELSQCICAGSSKLSTTNAAENLLKPAAVVQEEKPSSSIVKADTIPYSECQESCEYTCVCTLIWPPELSQCICAGSSKLSTTKAAENLLKPAAVVQEEKPSSSKVKADTIPYSECQETCNYTCACTLIWPPELSQCICVGSSKLSTTKAAENLLKPVAVVQEEKPSSSKVKADTIPYSECQENCNYTCVCTLIWPPELSQCICAGSSKLSTTKAAKNLLKPAAVVQEEKPSSSKVKADTIPYSECQETCNYTCACTLIWPPELSQCICVGSSKLSTTKAAEKLHKELDLVSKPVAKLEGSFLPYPECIEKCDECVICTRVYPIEAAYCYCGMNPSIQKSDAGIALPI; encoded by the exons ATGAGTTTCAGAAATATGTTGAAAGTGAGTTTCTTAATGTTGCTTGCCATGGCTTTGGCAGCAACAAATACTCATGCTCGCTTAGATCTATTTGGCCACCAGCTGCTTACCTCCAAGAGCCAACCAGATCCCAATTATG AAGAAGCAGAGATGTTCAAATCAGCAACCACTAAAGAGGCCG AAAAATTGATGAAGGCAGCAGCTGTAGTCCAAGAAGAGAAACCGAGTAGCAGCAAAGTAAAAGCAGATACAATTCCATATTCAGAATGCCAGGAAAACTGCAACTATACATGTGTTTGCACACTTATTTGGCCACCTGAACTATCACAGTGCATCTGTGCTGGATCAAGCAAATTATCAACCACTAATGCGGCCG AAAATTTGCTTAAGCCAGCTGCTGTAGTCCAAGAAGAGAAACCGAGTAGCAGCATAGTGAAAGCAGATACAATTCCATATTCAGAATGCCAGGAAAGCTGCGAGTATACATGTGTTTGCACACTTATTTGGCCACCTGAACTATCACAGTGCATTTGTGCTGGATCAAGCAAATTATCAACCACTAAAGCGGCCG AAAATTTGCTTAAGCCAGCTGCTGTAGTCCAAGAAGAGAAACCGAGTAGCAGCAAAGTGAAAGCAGACACAATTCCATATTCAGAATGCCAGGAAACCTGCAACTATACATGTGCTTGCACACTTATTTGGCCACCTGAACTATCACAGTGCATTTGTGTTGGATCAAGCAAATTATCAACCACTAAAGCGGCCG AAAATTTGCTTAAGCCAGTTGCTGTAGTCCAAGAAGAGAAACCGAGTAGCAGCAAAGTGAAAGCAGATACAATTCCATATTCAGAATGCCAGGAAAACTGCAACTATACATGTGTTTGCACACTTATTTGGCCACCTGAACTATCACAGTGCATTTGTGCTGGATCAAGCAAATTATCAACCACTAAAGCGGCCA AAAATTTGCTTAAGCCAGCTGCTGTAGTCCAAGAAGAGAAACCGAGTAGCAGCAAAGTGAAAGCAGACACAATTCCATATTCAGAATGCCAGGAAACCTGCAACTATACATGTGCTTGCACACTTATTTGGCCACCTGAACTATCACAGTGCATTTGTGTTGGATCAAGCAAATTATCAACCACTAAAGCGGCCG AAAAATTGCATAAGGAATTGGACTTGGTGTCCAAACCAGTTGCAAAATTGGAAGGAAGCTTTCTTCCATATCCGGAATGCATCGAAAAATGTGATGAGTGTGTAATCTGCACTAGAGTTTATCCGATTGAGGCGGCATATTGCTATTGTGGCATGAATCCATCAATTCAGAAATCGG ATGCAGGCATAGCCCTCCCAATCTAG
- the LOC112185997 gene encoding uncharacterized protein LOC112185997 isoform X5: protein MSFRNMLKVSFLMLLAMALAATNTHARLDLFGHQLLTSKSQPDPNYEEAEMFKSATTKEAEKLMKAAAVVQEEKPSSSKVKADTIPYSECQENCNYTCVCTLIWPPELSQCICAGSSKLSTTNAAENLLKPAAVVQEEKPSSSKVKADTIPYSECQETCNYTCACTLIWPPELSQCICVGSSKLSTTKAAENLLKPVAVVQEEKPSSSKVKADTIPYSECQENCNYTCVCTLIWPPELSQCICAGSSKLSTTKAAKNLLKPAAVVQEEKPSSSKVKADTIPYSECQETCNYTCACTLIWPPELSQCICVGSSKLSTTKAAEKLHKELDLVSKPVAKLEGSFLPYPECIEKCDECVICTRVYPIEAAYCYCGMNPSIQKSDAGIALPI from the exons ATGAGTTTCAGAAATATGTTGAAAGTGAGTTTCTTAATGTTGCTTGCCATGGCTTTGGCAGCAACAAATACTCATGCTCGCTTAGATCTATTTGGCCACCAGCTGCTTACCTCCAAGAGCCAACCAGATCCCAATTATG AAGAAGCAGAGATGTTCAAATCAGCAACCACTAAAGAGGCCG AAAAATTGATGAAGGCAGCAGCTGTAGTCCAAGAAGAGAAACCGAGTAGCAGCAAAGTAAAAGCAGATACAATTCCATATTCAGAATGCCAGGAAAACTGCAACTATACATGTGTTTGCACACTTATTTGGCCACCTGAACTATCACAGTGCATCTGTGCTGGATCAAGCAAATTATCAACCACTAATGCGGCCG AAAATTTGCTTAAGCCAGCTGCTGTAGTCCAAGAAGAGAAACCGAGTAGCAGCAAAGTGAAAGCAGACACAATTCCATATTCAGAATGCCAGGAAACCTGCAACTATACATGTGCTTGCACACTTATTTGGCCACCTGAACTATCACAGTGCATTTGTGTTGGATCAAGCAAATTATCAACCACTAAAGCGGCCG AAAATTTGCTTAAGCCAGTTGCTGTAGTCCAAGAAGAGAAACCGAGTAGCAGCAAAGTGAAAGCAGATACAATTCCATATTCAGAATGCCAGGAAAACTGCAACTATACATGTGTTTGCACACTTATTTGGCCACCTGAACTATCACAGTGCATTTGTGCTGGATCAAGCAAATTATCAACCACTAAAGCGGCCA AAAATTTGCTTAAGCCAGCTGCTGTAGTCCAAGAAGAGAAACCGAGTAGCAGCAAAGTGAAAGCAGACACAATTCCATATTCAGAATGCCAGGAAACCTGCAACTATACATGTGCTTGCACACTTATTTGGCCACCTGAACTATCACAGTGCATTTGTGTTGGATCAAGCAAATTATCAACCACTAAAGCGGCCG AAAAATTGCATAAGGAATTGGACTTGGTGTCCAAACCAGTTGCAAAATTGGAAGGAAGCTTTCTTCCATATCCGGAATGCATCGAAAAATGTGATGAGTGTGTAATCTGCACTAGAGTTTATCCGATTGAGGCGGCATATTGCTATTGTGGCATGAATCCATCAATTCAGAAATCGG ATGCAGGCATAGCCCTCCCAATCTAG
- the LOC112185997 gene encoding uncharacterized protein LOC112185997 isoform X3 — protein MSFRNMLKVSFLMLLAMALAATNTHARLDLFGHQLLTSKSQPDPNYEEAEMFKSATTKEAEKLMKAAAVVQEEKPSSSKVKADTIPYSECQENCNYTCVCTLIWPPELSQCICAGSSKLSTTNAAENLLKPAAVVQEEKPSSSIVKADTIPYSECQESCEYTCVCTLIWPPELSQCICAGSSKLSTTKAAENLLKPAAVVQEEKPSSSKVKADTIPYSECQETCNYTCACTLIWPPELSQCICVGSSKLSTTKAAENLLKPVAVVQEEKPSSSKVKADTIPYSECQENCNYTCVCTLIWPPELSQCICAGSSKLSTTKAAKNLLKPAAVVQEEKPSSSKVKADTIPYSECQETCNYTCACTLIWPPELSQCICVGSSKLSTTKAAEKLHKELDLVSKPVAKLEGSFLPYPECIEKCDECVICTRVYPIEAAYCYCGMNPSIQKSGIALPI, from the exons ATGAGTTTCAGAAATATGTTGAAAGTGAGTTTCTTAATGTTGCTTGCCATGGCTTTGGCAGCAACAAATACTCATGCTCGCTTAGATCTATTTGGCCACCAGCTGCTTACCTCCAAGAGCCAACCAGATCCCAATTATG AAGAAGCAGAGATGTTCAAATCAGCAACCACTAAAGAGGCCG AAAAATTGATGAAGGCAGCAGCTGTAGTCCAAGAAGAGAAACCGAGTAGCAGCAAAGTAAAAGCAGATACAATTCCATATTCAGAATGCCAGGAAAACTGCAACTATACATGTGTTTGCACACTTATTTGGCCACCTGAACTATCACAGTGCATCTGTGCTGGATCAAGCAAATTATCAACCACTAATGCGGCCG AAAATTTGCTTAAGCCAGCTGCTGTAGTCCAAGAAGAGAAACCGAGTAGCAGCATAGTGAAAGCAGATACAATTCCATATTCAGAATGCCAGGAAAGCTGCGAGTATACATGTGTTTGCACACTTATTTGGCCACCTGAACTATCACAGTGCATTTGTGCTGGATCAAGCAAATTATCAACCACTAAAGCGGCCG AAAATTTGCTTAAGCCAGCTGCTGTAGTCCAAGAAGAGAAACCGAGTAGCAGCAAAGTGAAAGCAGACACAATTCCATATTCAGAATGCCAGGAAACCTGCAACTATACATGTGCTTGCACACTTATTTGGCCACCTGAACTATCACAGTGCATTTGTGTTGGATCAAGCAAATTATCAACCACTAAAGCGGCCG AAAATTTGCTTAAGCCAGTTGCTGTAGTCCAAGAAGAGAAACCGAGTAGCAGCAAAGTGAAAGCAGATACAATTCCATATTCAGAATGCCAGGAAAACTGCAACTATACATGTGTTTGCACACTTATTTGGCCACCTGAACTATCACAGTGCATTTGTGCTGGATCAAGCAAATTATCAACCACTAAAGCGGCCA AAAATTTGCTTAAGCCAGCTGCTGTAGTCCAAGAAGAGAAACCGAGTAGCAGCAAAGTGAAAGCAGACACAATTCCATATTCAGAATGCCAGGAAACCTGCAACTATACATGTGCTTGCACACTTATTTGGCCACCTGAACTATCACAGTGCATTTGTGTTGGATCAAGCAAATTATCAACCACTAAAGCGGCCG AAAAATTGCATAAGGAATTGGACTTGGTGTCCAAACCAGTTGCAAAATTGGAAGGAAGCTTTCTTCCATATCCGGAATGCATCGAAAAATGTGATGAGTGTGTAATCTGCACTAGAGTTTATCCGATTGAGGCGGCATATTGCTATTGTGGCATGAATCCATCAATTCAGAAATCGG GCATAGCCCTCCCAATCTAG
- the LOC112185997 gene encoding uncharacterized protein LOC112185997 isoform X6, which translates to MSFRNMLKVSFLMLLAMALAATNTHARLDLFGHQLLTSKSQPDPNYENLLKPAAVVQEEKPSSSIVKADTIPYSECQESCEYTCVCTLIWPPELSQCICAGSSKLSTTKAAENLLKPAAVVQEEKPSSSKVKADTIPYSECQETCNYTCACTLIWPPELSQCICVGSSKLSTTKAAENLLKPVAVVQEEKPSSSKVKADTIPYSECQENCNYTCVCTLIWPPELSQCICAGSSKLSTTKAAKNLLKPAAVVQEEKPSSSKVKADTIPYSECQETCNYTCACTLIWPPELSQCICVGSSKLSTTKAAEKLHKELDLVSKPVAKLEGSFLPYPECIEKCDECVICTRVYPIEAAYCYCGMNPSIQKSDAGIALPI; encoded by the exons ATGAGTTTCAGAAATATGTTGAAAGTGAGTTTCTTAATGTTGCTTGCCATGGCTTTGGCAGCAACAAATACTCATGCTCGCTTAGATCTATTTGGCCACCAGCTGCTTACCTCCAAGAGCCAACCAGATCCCAATTATG AAAATTTGCTTAAGCCAGCTGCTGTAGTCCAAGAAGAGAAACCGAGTAGCAGCATAGTGAAAGCAGATACAATTCCATATTCAGAATGCCAGGAAAGCTGCGAGTATACATGTGTTTGCACACTTATTTGGCCACCTGAACTATCACAGTGCATTTGTGCTGGATCAAGCAAATTATCAACCACTAAAGCGGCCG AAAATTTGCTTAAGCCAGCTGCTGTAGTCCAAGAAGAGAAACCGAGTAGCAGCAAAGTGAAAGCAGACACAATTCCATATTCAGAATGCCAGGAAACCTGCAACTATACATGTGCTTGCACACTTATTTGGCCACCTGAACTATCACAGTGCATTTGTGTTGGATCAAGCAAATTATCAACCACTAAAGCGGCCG AAAATTTGCTTAAGCCAGTTGCTGTAGTCCAAGAAGAGAAACCGAGTAGCAGCAAAGTGAAAGCAGATACAATTCCATATTCAGAATGCCAGGAAAACTGCAACTATACATGTGTTTGCACACTTATTTGGCCACCTGAACTATCACAGTGCATTTGTGCTGGATCAAGCAAATTATCAACCACTAAAGCGGCCA AAAATTTGCTTAAGCCAGCTGCTGTAGTCCAAGAAGAGAAACCGAGTAGCAGCAAAGTGAAAGCAGACACAATTCCATATTCAGAATGCCAGGAAACCTGCAACTATACATGTGCTTGCACACTTATTTGGCCACCTGAACTATCACAGTGCATTTGTGTTGGATCAAGCAAATTATCAACCACTAAAGCGGCCG AAAAATTGCATAAGGAATTGGACTTGGTGTCCAAACCAGTTGCAAAATTGGAAGGAAGCTTTCTTCCATATCCGGAATGCATCGAAAAATGTGATGAGTGTGTAATCTGCACTAGAGTTTATCCGATTGAGGCGGCATATTGCTATTGTGGCATGAATCCATCAATTCAGAAATCGG ATGCAGGCATAGCCCTCCCAATCTAG
- the LOC112185997 gene encoding uncharacterized protein LOC112185997 isoform X4, giving the protein MSFRNMLKVSFLMLLAMALAATNTHARLDLFGHQLLTSKSQPDPNYEEAEMFKSATTKEAEKLMKAAAVVQEEKPSSSKVKADTIPYSECQENCNYTCVCTLIWPPELSQCICAGSSKLSTTNAAENLLKPAAVVQEEKPSSSIVKADTIPYSECQESCEYTCVCTLIWPPELSQCICAGSSKLSTTKAAENLLKPAAVVQEEKPSSSKVKADTIPYSECQETCNYTCACTLIWPPELSQCICVGSSKLSTTKAAENLLKPAAVVQEEKPSSSKVKADTIPYSECQETCNYTCACTLIWPPELSQCICVGSSKLSTTKAAEKLHKELDLVSKPVAKLEGSFLPYPECIEKCDECVICTRVYPIEAAYCYCGMNPSIQKSDAGIALPI; this is encoded by the exons ATGAGTTTCAGAAATATGTTGAAAGTGAGTTTCTTAATGTTGCTTGCCATGGCTTTGGCAGCAACAAATACTCATGCTCGCTTAGATCTATTTGGCCACCAGCTGCTTACCTCCAAGAGCCAACCAGATCCCAATTATG AAGAAGCAGAGATGTTCAAATCAGCAACCACTAAAGAGGCCG AAAAATTGATGAAGGCAGCAGCTGTAGTCCAAGAAGAGAAACCGAGTAGCAGCAAAGTAAAAGCAGATACAATTCCATATTCAGAATGCCAGGAAAACTGCAACTATACATGTGTTTGCACACTTATTTGGCCACCTGAACTATCACAGTGCATCTGTGCTGGATCAAGCAAATTATCAACCACTAATGCGGCCG AAAATTTGCTTAAGCCAGCTGCTGTAGTCCAAGAAGAGAAACCGAGTAGCAGCATAGTGAAAGCAGATACAATTCCATATTCAGAATGCCAGGAAAGCTGCGAGTATACATGTGTTTGCACACTTATTTGGCCACCTGAACTATCACAGTGCATTTGTGCTGGATCAAGCAAATTATCAACCACTAAAGCGGCCG AAAATTTGCTTAAGCCAGCTGCTGTAGTCCAAGAAGAGAAACCGAGTAGCAGCAAAGTGAAAGCAGACACAATTCCATATTCAGAATGCCAGGAAACCTGCAACTATACATGTGCTTGCACACTTATTTGGCCACCTGAACTATCACAGTGCATTTGTGTTGGATCAAGCAAATTATCAACCACTAAAGCGGCCG AAAATTTGCTTAAGCCAGCTGCTGTAGTCCAAGAAGAGAAACCGAGTAGCAGCAAAGTGAAAGCAGACACAATTCCATATTCAGAATGCCAGGAAACCTGCAACTATACATGTGCTTGCACACTTATTTGGCCACCTGAACTATCACAGTGCATTTGTGTTGGATCAAGCAAATTATCAACCACTAAAGCGGCCG AAAAATTGCATAAGGAATTGGACTTGGTGTCCAAACCAGTTGCAAAATTGGAAGGAAGCTTTCTTCCATATCCGGAATGCATCGAAAAATGTGATGAGTGTGTAATCTGCACTAGAGTTTATCCGATTGAGGCGGCATATTGCTATTGTGGCATGAATCCATCAATTCAGAAATCGG ATGCAGGCATAGCCCTCCCAATCTAG
- the LOC112185997 gene encoding uncharacterized protein LOC112185997 isoform X2, with the protein MSFRNMLKVSFLMLLAMALAATNTHARLDLFGHQLLTSKSQPDPNYEAEMFKSATTKEAEKLMKAAAVVQEEKPSSSKVKADTIPYSECQENCNYTCVCTLIWPPELSQCICAGSSKLSTTNAAENLLKPAAVVQEEKPSSSIVKADTIPYSECQESCEYTCVCTLIWPPELSQCICAGSSKLSTTKAAENLLKPAAVVQEEKPSSSKVKADTIPYSECQETCNYTCACTLIWPPELSQCICVGSSKLSTTKAAENLLKPVAVVQEEKPSSSKVKADTIPYSECQENCNYTCVCTLIWPPELSQCICAGSSKLSTTKAAKNLLKPAAVVQEEKPSSSKVKADTIPYSECQETCNYTCACTLIWPPELSQCICVGSSKLSTTKAAEKLHKELDLVSKPVAKLEGSFLPYPECIEKCDECVICTRVYPIEAAYCYCGMNPSIQKSDAGIALPI; encoded by the exons ATGAGTTTCAGAAATATGTTGAAAGTGAGTTTCTTAATGTTGCTTGCCATGGCTTTGGCAGCAACAAATACTCATGCTCGCTTAGATCTATTTGGCCACCAGCTGCTTACCTCCAAGAGCCAACCAGATCCCAATTATG AAGCAGAGATGTTCAAATCAGCAACCACTAAAGAGGCCG AAAAATTGATGAAGGCAGCAGCTGTAGTCCAAGAAGAGAAACCGAGTAGCAGCAAAGTAAAAGCAGATACAATTCCATATTCAGAATGCCAGGAAAACTGCAACTATACATGTGTTTGCACACTTATTTGGCCACCTGAACTATCACAGTGCATCTGTGCTGGATCAAGCAAATTATCAACCACTAATGCGGCCG AAAATTTGCTTAAGCCAGCTGCTGTAGTCCAAGAAGAGAAACCGAGTAGCAGCATAGTGAAAGCAGATACAATTCCATATTCAGAATGCCAGGAAAGCTGCGAGTATACATGTGTTTGCACACTTATTTGGCCACCTGAACTATCACAGTGCATTTGTGCTGGATCAAGCAAATTATCAACCACTAAAGCGGCCG AAAATTTGCTTAAGCCAGCTGCTGTAGTCCAAGAAGAGAAACCGAGTAGCAGCAAAGTGAAAGCAGACACAATTCCATATTCAGAATGCCAGGAAACCTGCAACTATACATGTGCTTGCACACTTATTTGGCCACCTGAACTATCACAGTGCATTTGTGTTGGATCAAGCAAATTATCAACCACTAAAGCGGCCG AAAATTTGCTTAAGCCAGTTGCTGTAGTCCAAGAAGAGAAACCGAGTAGCAGCAAAGTGAAAGCAGATACAATTCCATATTCAGAATGCCAGGAAAACTGCAACTATACATGTGTTTGCACACTTATTTGGCCACCTGAACTATCACAGTGCATTTGTGCTGGATCAAGCAAATTATCAACCACTAAAGCGGCCA AAAATTTGCTTAAGCCAGCTGCTGTAGTCCAAGAAGAGAAACCGAGTAGCAGCAAAGTGAAAGCAGACACAATTCCATATTCAGAATGCCAGGAAACCTGCAACTATACATGTGCTTGCACACTTATTTGGCCACCTGAACTATCACAGTGCATTTGTGTTGGATCAAGCAAATTATCAACCACTAAAGCGGCCG AAAAATTGCATAAGGAATTGGACTTGGTGTCCAAACCAGTTGCAAAATTGGAAGGAAGCTTTCTTCCATATCCGGAATGCATCGAAAAATGTGATGAGTGTGTAATCTGCACTAGAGTTTATCCGATTGAGGCGGCATATTGCTATTGTGGCATGAATCCATCAATTCAGAAATCGG ATGCAGGCATAGCCCTCCCAATCTAG
- the LOC121051776 gene encoding uncharacterized protein LOC121051776 isoform X2: MRSLLCSRKVRILVPPPLNYLSVTTTMLGGAAGAGAYALGMISDAFSSLVFTALAIVVSVVGAIVVGFPVLACTEMVMPMSSSRDRSMFQTYDYNFSSFQEWCWKQFNVKPRPTWITTEFGGHLATIWLERKDSLAGAVLLALRQHCYGEI, encoded by the exons ATGCGTTCTCTTCTCTGTTCTCGGAAAGTTCGCATCTTG GTGCCTCCGCCTTTGAATTACCTTTCGGTGACTACTACAATGCTTGGAGGTGCAGCTGGAGCTGGTGCCTATGCGCTAGGTATGATTTCTGATGCCTTCAGCTCCTTGGTTTTCACTGCTCTGGCTATTGTAGTTAGTGTTGTTGGAGCTATCGTTGTCGGATTTCCTGTTTTG GCTTGCACAGAAATGGTTATGCCAATGTCTAGTAGCCGAGAtagaagcatgtttcaaacatatGATTATAATTTCTCCTCTTTTCAAGAGTGGTGCTGGAAGCAGTTCAATGTGAAACCAAGGCCTACATGGATAACAACAGAGTTTGGTGGACAT TTGGCTACTATTTGGTTGGAGCGCAAGGATTCCCTAGCTG GAGCAGTACTTTTGGCGTTAAGGCAACATTGTTATGGAGAAATTTGA
- the LOC121051776 gene encoding uncharacterized protein LOC121051776 isoform X1: MNGAVALVVVVICLESRVVFHSFGRYIQVPPPLNYLSVTTTMLGGAAGAGAYALGMISDAFSSLVFTALAIVVSVVGAIVVGFPVLACTEMVMPMSSSRDRSMFQTYDYNFSSFQEWCWKQFNVKPRPTWITTEFGGHLATIWLERKDSLAGAVLLALRQHCYGEI; encoded by the exons ATGAATGGCGCTGTTGCTTTGGTGGTTGTTGTAATCTGTTTGGAGAGTAGAGTTGTTTTCCATTCTTTTGGGAGATACATTCAGGTGCCTCCGCCTTTGAATTACCTTTCGGTGACTACTACAATGCTTGGAGGTGCAGCTGGAGCTGGTGCCTATGCGCTAGGTATGATTTCTGATGCCTTCAGCTCCTTGGTTTTCACTGCTCTGGCTATTGTAGTTAGTGTTGTTGGAGCTATCGTTGTCGGATTTCCTGTTTTG GCTTGCACAGAAATGGTTATGCCAATGTCTAGTAGCCGAGAtagaagcatgtttcaaacatatGATTATAATTTCTCCTCTTTTCAAGAGTGGTGCTGGAAGCAGTTCAATGTGAAACCAAGGCCTACATGGATAACAACAGAGTTTGGTGGACAT TTGGCTACTATTTGGTTGGAGCGCAAGGATTCCCTAGCTG GAGCAGTACTTTTGGCGTTAAGGCAACATTGTTATGGAGAAATTTGA